In the Oreochromis aureus strain Israel breed Guangdong linkage group 14, ZZ_aureus, whole genome shotgun sequence genome, one interval contains:
- the LOC116311322 gene encoding extracellular calcium-sensing receptor-like encodes MPKAVKCKGSIDTRELRFSRAMVFAIEEINNSTELLPGIKLGYQIYDSCALVPVAVHVAFQFLNSLDPVFSTGNSCSQTGMVMAAVGDSGSSPSISITRLISPFHIPLVSYFSTCACLSNKQQYPNFFRTIPSDQFQAAALAKLIKQFGWTWIGAVRSDSDYGNNGIASFLEAAQKEGICVEYSVSFYRTNPHSRIQKVADVIRRSKAVVVVAFASFGDMKILLEELSREPFPPRQWIGSESWVTNTELTRYSFCAGAIGFGIPKSIIPGLREFLLNLSFSEVIASSVLTEFWEDAFNCRLKNSAATVDKKVCDGTEDIQNLQSQYTDTSQLRITNMVYKAVYAIAHAIHNAVCLGKNVTAQCNKLTKLEPKQVLTELKKVNFSQNGYDVSFNANGDPVAIYELVNWQKHESGITEIVTVGLYDASLPVGKEFRINRNITWMEDSTKVPVSVCSGSCPPGTRKVLQKEKPVCCYDCIACPEGEISNTTDSADCLPCHNEFWPNAKRDTCIPKPVEFLSFQDILGIILATFSILGAFLAIMTAAVFFYHRTSPIVRANNSELSFLLLISLTLCFLCSLTFIGAPSEWSCMLRHTAFGITFVLCISCVLGKTIVVLMAFKATLPGSNVMKWFGPPQQRMTVVCFTFIQVLICTIWLVVSPPFPIKNLTTYKEKIILECALGSAVGFWVVLGYIGLLAAFCFVLAVLARKLPDNFNEAKLITFSMLIFCAVWITFIPAYVSSPGKFTVVVEIFAILASSFGLMLCIFAPKCFIILFKPEKNTKKYLMNKNQS; translated from the exons ATGCCTAAGGCTGTGAAATGCAAAGGGAG CATTGATACCCGTGAACTGCGCTTCTCACGTGCGATGGTCTTTGCCATAGAAGAGATCAATAACAGTACAGAACTACTACCTGGAATTAAGCTTGGATACCAGATCTATGATTCATGTGCGTTAGTGCCTGTTGCAGTGCACGTGGCATTTCAGTTTTTGAATAGCCTGGACCCTGTATTTTCAACTGGTAACAGCTGCTCTCAAACTGGTATGGTGATGGCTGCTGTCGGGGACTCTGGGTCTTCACCTTCCATCAGTATCACACGTCTCATCAGTCCCTTTCACATTCCTCTT GTGAGCTATTTTTCCACATGTGCATGCTTGTCTAACAAGCAGCAGTACCCAAATTTCTTCAGAACAATTCCCAGTGACCAGTTTCAAGCAGCTGCTCTAGCCAAGTTGATAAAACAGTTTGGCTGGACTTGGATAGGTGCTGTTCGGTCGGATTCGGATTATGGAAATAATGGCATAGCATCTTTTCTAGAAGCAGCTCAGAAAGAGGGAATCTGTGTGGAATACTCTGTATCTTTCTATCGGACAAACCCACATAGCAGGATCCAAAAAGTAGCAGATGTTATCCGCAG GTCTAaagctgtagttgttgtggcATTTGCATCTTTTGGAGACATGAAGATACTGTTGGAGGAGCTATCACGTGAGCCTTTCCCACCTCGCCAGTGGATAGGCAGTGAGTCATGGGTAACCAACACAGAATTAACGAGGTACAGTTTCTGTGCTGGGGCCATTGGATTTGGTATTCCGAAGTCTATAATCCCAGGTCTCAGAGAATTCCTGCTGAATCTCTCTTTTTCTGAAGTCATTGCTTCATCGGTGCTCACTGAGTTTTGGGAGGATGCATTCAACTGTAGACTGAAAAACA GTGCTGCTACAGTAGACAAGAAAGTGTGCGATGGAACTGAAGACATACAGAACCTCCAAAGCCAATACACTGACACGTCTCAGCTCAGAATTACTAACATGGTGTACAAGGCTGTGTATGCAATAGCACATGCCATTCATAATGCAGTGTGTCTTGGAAAAAATGTCACAGCTCAGTGTAACAAACTAACCAAGTTAGAGCCCAAACAG GTTTTAACTGAATTGAAGAAAGTAAATTTTTCCCAAAATGGTTATGATGTGTCTTTTAATGCTAATGGGGATCCTGTGGCTATCTATGAGCTGGTTAACTGGCAAAAACATGAGAGTGGCATCACTGAGATAGTAACTGTAGGGCTGTATGATGCGTCACTACCAGTGGGCAAGGAGTTTAGAATTAACAGAAACATAACCTGGATGGAGGATAGCACAAAA GTGCCAGTGTCAGTGTGCAGTGGCAGTTGTCCTCCAGGAACTCGGAAAGTActgcagaaagaaaaaccaGTCTGCTGTTATGACTGTATAGCATGTCCTGAAGGAGAGATCAGTAATACTACAG aTTCAGCTGACTGTTTACCCTGCCACAATGAGTTCTGGCCTAATGCAAAGAGAGACACTTGTATCCCTAAACCTGTAGAGTTTCTTTCCTTTCAAGACATCCTTGGAATCATCTTAGCTACATTCTCAATTCTAGGTGCCTTTCTTGCCATTATGACTGCGGCTGTATTCTTTTATCACAGGACATCTCCAATTGTCAGGGCCAACAACTCTGAGCTGAGCTtcctgctgctcatctcactgactcTGTGTTTCTTGTGTTCATTAACTTTCATTGGAGCACCATCTGAGTGGTCCTGCATGCTGCGTCACACTGCATTTGGCATCACCTTTGTACTCTGTATTTCCTGTGTACTTGGGAAAACTATAGTGGTTTTAATGGCTTTTAAAGCGACACTTCCAGGTAGTAATGTCATGAAATGGTTTGGTCCTCCACAACAAAGAATGACTGTTGTGTGTTTCACCTTTATTCAAGTTTTAATATGTACAATTTGGTTGGTAGTGAGCCCTCCATTCCCAATAAAAAATCTAACCACATACAAGGAGAAAATCATCCTGGAATGTGCATTAGGCTCTGCTGTTGGCTTCTGGGTTGTGCTCGGTTACATAGGTCTACTTGCTgccttttgctttgttttagctgttttagcCCGCAAATTACCTGATAATTTCAATGAAGCCAAGCTTATCACCTTCAGCATGCTGATATTCTGTGCAGTGTGGATCACCTTTATCCCAGCATATGTCAGCTCTCCTGGAAAATTCACTGTGGTTGTGGAAATTTTTGCCATTCTGGCCTCCAGCTTTGGACTAATGCTGTGTATATTTGCTCCCAAGTGCTTTATCATATTGTTTAAGCCTGAGAAGAACACCAAGAAATATTTAATGAACAAAAACCAATCATAA
- the LOC116311321 gene encoding extracellular calcium-sensing receptor-like, translating to MDTFYNIYSSIPKPVKCKGSIDTRGLRFSRAMIFAIEEINNNTELLPGIKLGYQIYDSCALVPVAVHVAFQFINSFDPVFYTGNNCSQSGMVMAVVGDSGSTPSISISRLISPFNIPQVSHFATCACLSDKQQYPNFFRTIPSDQFQAEALAKLVKHFGWNWIGAVRSDSDYGNNGMASFLQAAQKEGICVEYSVSFYRTNPQSRIQKVADVIRRSKAVVVVAFASFGDMKILLEELSREPFPPRQWIGSESWVTNTELTRYSFCAGAIGFGIPKSAIPGLREFLLNLSFSEVTTSSVLTEFWEDAFNCAATVDKKVCDGTEDIQNLQSQYTDTSQLRITNMVYKAVYAIAHAIHNAVCLGKNVTAQCNKLTKLEPKQVLTELKKVNFSQNGYDVSFNANGDPVANYELVNWQKHESGITEIVTVGLYDASLPVGKEFRINRNITWMEDSAKVPVSVCSGSCPLGTRKVLQKGKPICCYDCIPCPEGEINNITADCLPCHKEFWPNAKRDTCIPKPVEFLSFHDILGIILATFSVLGALLAIITAGVFFYHRTTPVVRANNSELSFLLLISLTLCFLCSLTFIGAPSEWSCMLRHTSFGITFVLCISCVLGKTIVVLMAFKATLPGSNVMKWFGPPQQRMTVVCFTFIQILICTIWLVVSPPFAIKNLTTYKEKIILECALGSAVGFWAVLGYIGLLAAFCFVLAVLARKLPDNFNEAKLITFSMLIFCAVWITFIPAYVSSPGKFTVVVEIFAILASSFGLMLCIFAPKCFIILFKPEKNTKKYLMSKNQS from the exons ATGGATACATTTTATAACATCTACTCTAGCATACCGAAGCCTGTGAAATGCAAAGGGAG CATTGACACACGTGGGCTGCGCTTCTCACGTGCAATGATCTTTGCCATAgaagagattaataacaacacAGAACTGCTACCTGGAATCAAGCTTGGATACCAGATCTATGATTCATGTGCATTAGTACCTGTTGCAGTGCATGTGGCATTTCAGTTTATAAATAGCTTCGACCCTGTGTTTTACACTGGTAACAATTGTTCTCAGTCTGGTATGGTGATGGCTGTTGTCGGGGACTCTGGGTCTACACCATCCATCAGCATTTCACGTCTCATAAGTCCCTTTAACATTCCTCAA gtgAGCCACTTTGCCACATGTGCATGCTTGTCTGACAAGCAGCAGTACCCAAATTTCTTCAGAACAATTCCCAGTGACCAGTTTCAAGCTGAAGCACTAGCCAAGCTGGTAAAACACTTTGGCTGGAATTGGATAGGTGCTGTTCGGTCGGATTCGGATTATGGAAATAATGGCATGGCTTCCTTTCTCCAAGCAGCTCAGAAAGAGGGGATCTGTGTGGAATACTCTGTATCTTTCTATCGGACAAACCCACAGAGCAGAATTCAAAAAGTAGCAGATGTTATCCGCAG GTCTAaagctgtagttgttgtggcATTTGCATCTTTTGGAGACATGAAGATACTGTTGGAGGAGCTATCACGTGAGCCTTTCCCACCTCGCCAGTGGATAGGCAGTGAGTCATGGGTAACCAACACAGAATTAACGAGGTACAGTTTCTGTGCTGGGGCCATTGGATTTGGTATTCCAAAGTCTGCAATCCCAGGTCTCAGAGAATTCCTGCTgaatctctctttctctgaagTCACCACTTCGTCAGTGCTCACTGAGTTTTGGGAGGATGCATTCAACT GTGCTGCTACTGTAGACAAGAAAGTTTGTGATGGAACTGAAGACATACAGAACCTCCAAAGCCAATACACTGACACGTCTCAGCTCAGAATTACTAACATGGTGTACAAGGCTGTGTATGCAATAGCACATGCCATTCATAATGCAGTGTGTCTTGGAAAAAATGTCACAGCTCAGTGTAACAAACTAACCAAGTTAGAGCCCAAACAG GTTTTAACTGAATTGAAGAAAGTAAATTTTTCCCAAAATGGTTATGATGTGTCTTTTAATGCTAATGGGGATCCTGTGGCTAACTATGAGCTGGTAAACTGGCAAAAACACGAGAGTGGCATCACTGAGATAGTAACTGTAGGGCTGTATGATGCGTCACTACCAGTGGGCAAGGAGTTTAGAATTAACAGAAACATAACCTGGATGGAAGATAGCGCAAAA GTGCCGGTGTCAGTGTGCAGTGGCAGTTGTCCTCTAGGAACTCGTAAAGTACTCCAGAAAGGAAAACCCATCTGCTGCTATGATTGTATACCGTGTCCTGAGGGAGAGATTAATAATATTACAG CTGATTGTTTACCCTGCCACAAAGAGTTCTGGCCTAATGCAAAGAGAGACACTTGTATCCCTAAACCTGTAGAGTTTCTTTCCTTTCACGACATCCTAGGAATCATCCTGGCCACATTCTCAGTTCTGGGTGCCTTACTGGCCATTATAACCGCAGGTGTATTCTTTTATCACAGGACAACTCCAGTTGTCCGAGCCAACAACTCTGAGCTGAGCTTCCTGCTGCTcatctctctcactctgtgttTCTTATGTTCATTAACTTTCATTGGAGCACCATCTGAGTGGTCCTGCATGCTGCGTCACACTTCATTTGGCATCACCTTTGTGCTCTGTATCTCCTGTGTACTTGGGAAAACTATAGTGGTTTTAATGGCTTTTAAAGCGACACTTCCAGGTAGTAATGTCATGAAATGGTTTGGTCCTCCACAACAAAGAATGACTGTTGTGTGTTTCACCTTTATTCAAATTTTAATATGTACTATTTGGTTGGTAGTGAGCCCTCCCTTTGCAATTAAAAATCTAACCACATATAAGGAGAAAATCATCCTGGAATGTGCATTAGGCTCTGCTGTTGGCTTCTGGGCTGTGCTTGGTTACATAGGCCTACTTGCTgccttttgctttgttttagctgttttagcCCGCAAATTACCTGATAATTTCAATGAAGCCAAGCTTATCACCTTCAGCATGCTGATATTCTGTGCAGTGTGGATCACCTTTATCCCAGCATATGTCAGCTCTCCTGGAAAATTCACTGTGGTTGTGGAAATTTTTGCCATTCTGGCCTCCAGCTTTGGGCTAATGCTGTGTATATTTGCCCCAAAGTGTTTTATCATATTGTTTAAACCTGAGAAGAAcaccaaaaaatatttaatgagcAAAAATCAGTCATAG